A segment of the Halostagnicola larsenii XH-48 genome:
ATCGAGTCGAACCGCGACGAGGTCGTCTCGCTTGCAGCAGACCACTTCGAAATCGACGAAGGCCAGCTAGACGAGTTCTTCATGACGGAGAACGATTACTACCGGGACGAGATCGAAATCGACGAGGAGGCCCTTCAGGGAATCATGGACGAGTTGGCAGCTCTCGAAATCCTTGACGAGCAGTTCGACGTTGGAGAGCACGTCACTAACGAGTACATCACCTAGAACAGTGTTGGTAGTTATCAAGTCGCATAATATTCAAATACGACATTGGCGTACTATCGGTCACTATGGTTGAAGGACACGTAACGATCTCGAATCTGGAGAAGGTGTACGAATCGGGCGACGAACGAACGAAGGCGATCGACGACCTCTCACTGGAAGTGCCCAGCGGCCAGTTTCTCAGCGTCGTCGGCCCCAGCGGCTGTGGCAAAAGCACGCTGCTGTACCTCATCGCCGGCTTCCTCGAGGAATCGACCGGCACCATCGCCGTCGACGACCAACCCATCGACGGGCCGGGCACCGACCGAGGTGTCGTCTTCCAGGATTACGCTCTCTTTCCCTGGCGCACCGTCATGGGTAACGTCACCTACGGCCTCGAACAGGACGGCGTTCCCAAAGAACAGCGCCGGGCGACGGCCCAGGAGTTCATCGATATGATGGATCTCGACGGCTTCGAGGACAAGTATCCCAAAGAGCTCTCCGGCGGGATGAAACAGCGGGTCGCGCTCGCGCGGACGCTGGCGTACGATCCAAAGATCCTCCTGATGGACGAGCCGTTCGGCGCGCTCGATCAACCGCTGCGGGAACTCCTGCAGGATCACCTCCTCGAGATCTGGGGCGACCTCGGAAAGACGGTGATCTTCATCACCCACGACGTCGAGGAGGCGGTTTATCTCTCCGAACGCGTGATGGTGATGACGCGCCATCCGGGCACCAAAAAGACGACCGTCGACATCGACGTCGACCGCACGCAGCCGC
Coding sequences within it:
- a CDS encoding ABC transporter ATP-binding protein, translating into MVEGHVTISNLEKVYESGDERTKAIDDLSLEVPSGQFLSVVGPSGCGKSTLLYLIAGFLEESTGTIAVDDQPIDGPGTDRGVVFQDYALFPWRTVMGNVTYGLEQDGVPKEQRRATAQEFIDMMDLDGFEDKYPKELSGGMKQRVALARTLAYDPKILLMDEPFGALDQPLRELLQDHLLEIWGDLGKTVIFITHDVEEAVYLSERVMVMTRHPGTKKTTVDIDVDRTQPREDIILSDEYTDVKNQVWQSLREETQPEAQL